One Bombus pyrosoma isolate SC7728 linkage group LG7, ASM1482585v1, whole genome shotgun sequence genomic window carries:
- the LOC122569298 gene encoding F-actin-monooxygenase Mical isoform X6: MEHQQGRKQTMNSTEVAKANEEFDLFCNATTLKSILGHFRHLCELLKIRPNTINQFYPKLRLKLRSWKAQALWKKFDQRANHKCYNRGKACPNTRVLIIGGGPCGLRSAIEAQLLGAKVVVVEKRDRMSRNNVLHLWPFVIQDLRGLGAKKFFGKFCAGSIDHISIRQLQCILLKVALILGVEFHESVSFDSLIPPPENQEEGKIGWRAKTTPADHPVCQYEFDVLIGADGKRNTLEGFKRKEFRGKLAIAITANFINKRTEAEARVEEISGVAFIFNQKFFKELYQETGIDLENIVYYKDDTHYFVMTAKKHSLIDKGVILQDYPDTAKLLAKENVDREALMLYAREAAEFSTEYQMIGMEFAVNHYGQPDVAMFDFTSMYAAENASRILERRGHRLLMILVGDSLLEPFWPTGSGCARGFLSSLDACWAIKSWGANVSPLEVIAERESIYRLLGQTTPENLNRDYAAYTLDPHTRYPNLNVSSVTPIQVRGLVDTDDPDSIKQPPVQSDIDIPKKRRRRDLRGDSQVHPDTLLRWLQKQVALYDSVQIKDMGASFKNGLAICAIIHRYRPNLIDFHNLNPDDAVTNNQLAFDILEKELSIPPIMTGEEMAQCDVPDKLAMFSYLTQIYEVFRGEIPYIKHPKLEPENEERPAHSKQLSQLTPDQKVQLIDRIVRQDSATRTRHSRSRHNENLNPADKKGDTISRRSRKRRSTEKMGATVEERQKRLADIEKNRAERMRRRQYLRNMATQQFYKSMQMLQANAKREKDEPFEDYSIFLYRQTAPDFKDRVKYLEQKILYPDREPKIHAGHHRNSIDEEFSGRIKSIEDKLKGSAPAEKKPRDLLRAIGKIEKTDWNVKEIEKKIEENKMGRTVRHEKVERVPKWSREQMCICFIQFLARQIKMEKKGRDQKETDSKYADIDNTLKNIDRKIKEGNVLGYNKVSAMAEQFSNKSQDAEPKVYKSNAKPTIALPAQGGSEMCHFCNKRVYLMERLSAEGKFFHRGCFRCEYCSTSLRIGNHTFDRDKSGGRFYCTQHFGFLGALKARADKKRVAVLNKENIPATPVHLKTPEKAKIPLEGVVGLDLLDRGQTPERIEFENLAGISDAEEPQSQMDEDEWTDRNFGASTAEMGSSDDISDMSDSDDDNEVYEEAIDQPLTTEGTLELAKNWTLRYSHPHAAMGQSDTGSNEYEDSSDEYTNEDDESTTATEDEDDIRARELRRQEFWLKNPTRSSDTDTGSETEVASNEGTSEESEENSATEISTDSEFEHDGATPTQHEIPEITINDSYVRKTRGNYVEPKKVQVKSKVISSINGNIKQDKDLEVAKSQLKTDHNINPSHLEKESKLNLLGFNNTNVAPLINPRKGDYLLNRTHSTEGIASKLSLELKKKYLLGGTAFGSSVMKSGSASNVDTQLRNFTDAISQHQKLLNPAPEPSPTMQAFLQGTSKLRSNNTQLSPISPTAIFSSSPIKPYNANRSSQNLLNNDTPIYKATILPEISKTHLPDLVKESSILKSKTSPNIVCGESKNIENKEIIKEQVVSSQLHTVKSSQILENARNSQNTESNFTVTTDENNGFRPRSPLHETSIIVPQVDWSKNKEETKETASTGDSDIDSDSLSSGDGEAEDEPQDKSPAVNLSPPRLQIHSTDGDLLLDEEANKCKDFDDGQSFEPDSIECSFLRDKELNTKMNTAVPAPISSMNKTSMELEIVKNEIEQLELQDDGKKSISNCSTPTSITSAISNKHDDSEENDITTAALTETEFSEWARDGEVIVSDDLRDVEFNINPEFITTRRKPTLSDASKAGHTPITIAKQEDLTDMDLDFSKLDKQIDVPINNTSKLLANGENIDFMDTDNESLLDDSLQDASNTVMLKNRGYIEFVNIKSSPTLTSSRDKLITDAPIAKLEVENDSCSEEEAYNDRNVIEINPVTMDDVMNKLNGAINKSENNAKSNVETKSNSAQEDQSITEAINKELFQSMEEDSLLIVEPAEDTTTSEVVTILASPVNPQVSIVPSQTQKEPEQEEAKITADSSNPDYLEYVKRLQSRIAEFSNAKDSIDVRKSKRKNSKSSLQSRAAEMIAEEIKNQEMTINNSFNSPATSRKLEEITRERSKQKNVIQDLLMDKVEAHKQKSAEKKARRAARASSFNSTPTLSPIRPPIPNVSPINKFVPTSIVTPENSHSRTTSAETKKSVESGTSYESQQLPWKSEIGKTTSEETNKNDIQSSENTTLTKIGNEKENFRTPVAPPRLKHEEAKRTAEKARQDARERARLKSDEDLGLSPEDKIKELRMKVARRQLSMEERKTKEEIHEPRMRLYSSGANKTGLKLQTSKSTDNMKAVAEAINFTGLSAANAKSMDELLHGDFPKSNNSVAVVKRDKKQKTKDPERRKSIIQAVSDFFFKKESSPSPSNQKDKLSMFRLTSKTKGKLYKSYSEGSDLDKVLSPKTNTRPKSVCEGMLTRNFLNENPPPIPPPPLTYTIPTTQVSDDSLSDDDTKTTAVSASCMHKATVTEGSCNSISRKTKTTKRIARQAQLKRLRMAQEIQRKLEETEVKQRELESRGVSVEKALRGEGECSDREEADLLREWFDLMKERTELRRYEKELLVRAQEVQLEDRHERLQQELRERLADDDDKKTSADVKKEGEILTEMLEIVAKRDSLIALLEEERQRYQDEDRDLEAQMLAKGLRLTPIKKCGPKYSV; the protein is encoded by the exons GTCGTTGTGGAAAAAAGAGATCGGATGTCCAGAAACAACGTCCTTCACCTTTGGCCCTTTGTTATTCAAGATCTTCGTGGCCTAGGAGCAAAGAAATTCTTTGGGAAATTCTGCGCTGGATCTATAGATCACATCAGTATCCGCCAACTTCAATGTATCTTGCTGAAAGTCGCTTTGATCCTCGGTGTCGAGTTCCACGAAAGTGTCAGCTTCGATTCTTTGATACCGCCACCGGAGAATCAGGAAGAGGGCA AGATAGGTTGGAGAGCGAAAACCACCCCCGCTGATCATCCAGTCTGTCAATACGAGTTCGACGTGCTAATCGGCGCCGATGGCAAGAGGAATACGTTGGAGGGTTTCAAGCGCAAAGAATTTCGGGGTAAATTGGCTATAGCGATAACGgccaattttataaacaaacgAACTGAAGCGGAAGCACGGGTGGAAGAAATCAGCGGAGTGGCCTTCATCTTCAAccagaaatttttcaaagaactGTACCAAGAGACTGGTATAGATCTAgagaatattgtatattataaagatGATACTCACTACTTCGTTATGACTGCCAAAAAGCACAGCCTTATAGATAAGGGAGTAATTCTTCAG GACTATCCAGATACAGCGAAGCTGCTGGCGAAGGAAAACGTGGATCGCGAAGCATTGATGCTTTACGCCCGCGAAGCTGCTGAATTCTCTACGGAATACCAAATGATTGGTATGGAATTTGCAGTGAACCATTACGGTCAGCCAGACGTAGCTATGTTCGATTTCACGTCTATGTATGCGGCGGAGAATGCTAGCCGGATTTTGGAACGTCGGGGTCATAGACTACTTATGATCCTCGTCGGCGATAGTCTGCTCGAG ccGTTCTGGCCAACGGGATCCGGCTGTGCGAGAGGATTTTTAAGCTCCTTGGATGCTTGTTGGGCAATCAAAAGCTGGGGTGCAAATGTATCGCCGTTAGAAGTAATTGCAGAACGTGAATCTATCTACAGGCTACTCGGGCAGACCACGCCTGAAAATTTAAACAGGGATTACGCTGCATATACGCTGGACCCTCATACCAG ATACCCCAATTTGAACGTATCCTCTGTAACGCCAATACAAGTGCGAGGTTTAGTCGACACAGACGACCCTGACAGCATCAAGCAGCCTCCTGTACAGTCCGACATCGATATTCCTAAGAAACGACGTCGCCGAG ATTTACGTGGAGATTCACAAGTGCATCCAGACACGTTGCTTCGCTGGTTGCAAAAACAAGTTGCCCTGTACGACTCGGTCCAAATAAAAGATATGGGTGCCTCGTTTAAGAATGGTCTGGCTATTTGTGCGATAATTCACAGATATCGACCGAATCTAATAGACTTCCATAATTTGAATCCGGATGATGCGGTTACAAACAATCAGTTGGCCTTTGATATCTTAGAAAAAGAACTGAGCATACCTCCA ATAATGACAGGAGAGGAAATGGCTCAATGCGACGTCCCCGATAAACTCGCCATGTTTTCTTATCTCACACAGATATACGAAGTTTTCCGCGGTGAAATCCCGTACATTAAACATCCAAAATTA GAACctgaaaacgaagaaaggcCTGCACATAGTAAACAATTGAGCCAATTAACACCTGACCAAAAAGTTCAGTTAATTGACCGTATCGTCAGACAAGATAGTGCGACAAGAACGAGACACTCACGATCGCGACATAACGAAAATTTAAACCCCGCGGATAAGAAGGGAGACACGATTAGTCGACGTTCTCGAAAGAGACGAAGCACGGAGAAGATGGGCGCGACAGTG GAGGAAAGGCAGAAGAGACTCGCAGATATAGAGAAAAATCGCGCCGAACGTATGAGAAGGCGACAATATTTGCGAAACATGGCGACGCAGCAATTCTACAAAAGTATGCAGATGCTGCAAGCGAACGCAAAACGCGAGAAAGACGAGCCGTTCGAAGATTATTCGATATTCTTATACCGTCAAACTGCGCCGGATTTCAAGGATAGAGTGAAATATCTAGagcagaaaatattatatcca GATAGAGAACCCAAGATTCACGCTGGTCATCATAGAAACAGCATAGACGAGGAGTTCTCTGGCCGAATAAAGAGCATCGAGGACAAATTAAAGGGATCTGCTCCAGCTGAAAAGAAGCCCAGAGATCTTCTACGTGCCATTG gtAAAATCGAGAAGACCGATTGGAACGTGAAGGAAATCGAGAAGAAAATCGAGGAGAATAAAATGGGCCGTACTGTCCGACACGAAAAAGTAGAACGAGTGCCGAAGTGGAGTCGAGAACAG ATGTGTATATGCTTCATTCAGTTTTTAGCTCGACAAATCAAGATGGAGAAGAAGGGACGGGATCAAAAGGAAACAGATAGTAAGTACGCTGATATTGACAATACCCTGAAGAATATTGACAGGAAGATCAAAGAGGGTAATGTCCTCGGGTACAATAAAGTTTCGGCTATGGCCGAACAGTTTTCGAATAAAAGTCAAGACGCGGAGCCCAAGGTGTACAAATCG AATGCCAAGCCCACAATAGCGTTACCCGCGCAAGGAGGTTCGGAGATGTGTCATTTTTGCAATAAGAGAGTTTATTTAATGGAGAGACTTAGTGCCGAAGGGAAGTTTTTCCATCGAGGCTGTTTCCGTTGCGAATATTGTTCTACCTCTTTGAGAATAG GAAACCATACGTTTGATCGGGACAAGAGTGGAGGACGATTCTACTGTACACAACATTTCGGTTTCTTAGGAGCATTAAAAGCTCGCGCAGATAAGAAGAGAGTTGCAGTGTTGAACAAGGAAAACATACCTGCCACACCAGTACATCTAAAGACACCAGAGAAG GCAAAGATACCTTTAGAAGGCGTTGTTGGTCTTGATTTACTTGATCGCGGACAAACACCTGagagaatagaatttgaaaacttAGCAGGAATATCAGACGCCGAAGAACCCCAAAGTCAGATGGATGAAGACGAATGGACGGATAGAAATTTCGGTGCTTCCACTGCAGAAATGGGTTCTAGTGATGACATTTCAGACATGAG CGATTCGGATGACGATAACGAAGTATACGAAGAAGCAATAGATCAGCCCTTAACAACCGAAGGAACTCTTGAACTTGCCAAAAATTGGACACTACGATACTCTCATCCGCATGCTGCAATGGGACAGTCCGATACTGGAAGCAACGAATATGAAGATTCTAGCGATGAATACACGAACGAAG aCGATGAAAGTACAACAGCTACGGAGGATGAAGACGACATACGCGCCCGAGAGCTTAGAAGACAGGAGTTTTGGCTGAAGAATCCTACCCGTAGTTCCGATACGGACACCGGTTCGGAAACGGAG GTTGCTTCCAATGAAGGTACATCAGAAGAGAGTGAAGAAAATTCAGCTACAGAAATATCGACGGACTCTGAATTCGAACACGATGGCGCAACTCCCACACAACATGAGATTCCAGAAATTACGATCAACGATTCGTATGTCCGCAAAACCAGGGGAAATTATGTCGAGCCTAAGAAAGTTCAAGTGAAAAGCAAAGTTATTTCATCAATTAACGGGAATATCAAACAAGATAAAGACTTAGAAGTCGCGAAGTCGCAATTAAAAACGGATCATAATATAAATCCTTCTCATCTTGAGAAAGAGAGTAAGCTGAATTTATTAGGATTCAATAATACGAATGTAGCTCCATTAATAAATCCACGCAAAGGAGATTATTTATTGAACCGCACTCATTCTACCGAAGGTATTGCATCTAAATTATCTTTGGAGCtaaaaaagaagtatttaCTCGGTGGTACAGCCTTTGGTAGTTCTGTCATGAAGTCAGGATCAGCTTCGAATGTAGATACTCAGTTAAGAAATTTCACAGACGCTATTTCTCAACACCAAAAGCTCTTAAATCCCGCTCCGGAACCAAGTCCAACGATGCAAGCATTTTTACAGGGAACGAGCAAATTACGATCGAATAATACTCAACTTTCTCCTATATCGCCTACAGCTATATTCTCTTCATCTCCGATAAAACCATACAATGCCAATCGTTCCTCACAGAACTTATTGAACAACGATACTCCTATTTATAAAGCAACAATTTTGcctgaaatatcgaaaaccCACTTACCAGATTTGGTAAAGGAATctagtatattaaaatcaaaaacTTCACCTAACATTGTCTGTGGTGAATCCAAGAACATAGAgaacaaagaaattataaaagaacaaGTAGTATCTAGTCAATTGCATACAGTTAAGAGCTcacaaatattagaaaatgcGCGAAACTCTCAAAATACAGAGAGCAATTTTACTGTGACCACAGATGAAAATAATGGTTTCCGACCGCGAAGTCCCTTGCATGAGACCTCTATCATAGTACCCCAAGTCGATTGGAGCAAAAacaaggaagaaacgaaagagactGCCAGCACTGGAGATTCAGACATAGACAGTGATTCCTTATCTTCTGGCGATGGTGAAGCGGAAGATGAACCGCAGGATAAATCACCTGCTGTAAATTTGTCTCCGCCGCGTTTACAAATTCACAGTACAGATGGAGATCTGTTGCTGGACGAGGAAGCTAACAAATGTAAAGACTTTGATGATGGCCAGTCATTCGAACCAGATTCCATAGAGTGTTCATTTTTACGCGACAAAGAGTTGAATACTAAGATGAACACTGCAGTTCCTGCTCCAATATCTTCCATGAATAAAACTTCAATGGAGCTAGAGATAGTAAAGAATGAGATTGAACAGTTAGAACTGCAGGATGATGGCAAAAAAAGCATTAGCAATTGCAGTACTCCTACATCGATAACTTCTGCAATTTCCAATAAACATGATGATTCTGAAGAGAATGACATCACCACTGCTGCCCTTACGGAAACAGAATTTTCAGAATGGGCTCGTGATGGTGAGGTCATTGTCTCAGATGATCTGCGAGATGTTGAGTTCAATATTAATCCAGAATTTATAACCACAAGGCGGAAACCTACATTATCGGATGCTTCGAAGGCAGGCCATACTCCAATTACGATAGCTAAACAAGAAGATTTAACAGATATGGACTTGGATTTTTCGAAGCTTGACAAACAGATAGATGTTCCTATTAATAATACCTCGAAACTTTTAGCTAACGGcgaaaatatagattttatgGACACAGATAACGAATCACTCCTTGATGATAGTTTGCAAGATGCTTCTAATACTGTTATGCTCAAGAATAGAGGGTATATAGAATTCGTAAACATTAAGAGCTCACCAACGCTTACAAGTTCGcgagataaattaattaccgaCGCTCCTATCGCAAAATTAGAAGTAGAGAATGATTCGTGCTCAGAGGAAGAAGCTTATAACGACAGAAACGTGATAGAAATAAATCCGGTTACCATGGATGATGTTATGAATAAGCTAAACGGTGCTATAAATAAATCCGAGAATAATGCTAAATCAAACGTagaaacaaaatcaaattctGCTCAAGAAGATCAATCTATCACGGAAGCAATAAACAAAGAACTGTTCCAATCAATGGAGGAAGATAGTTTGCTTATCGTTGAACCAGCTGAAGATACCACTACTAGTGAAGTAGTCACTATTCTTGCTAGTCCCGTGAATCCACAAGTTTCAATAGTCCCGAGTCAAACTCAAAAGGAACCTGAGCAAGAGGAAGCGAAAATAACAGCTGATTCAAGCAATCCTGACTATCTGGAATATGTGAAACGTTTACAATCTAGAATCGCAGAATTTAGCAACGCCAAAGACTCTATAGATGTCAGAaaatcgaagagaaagaacTCCAAAAGCTCTCTGCAATCTCGTGCCGCTGAGATGATAGCAGAAGAAATCAAGAATCAAGAAATGACGATAAATAACAGCTTTAATTCACCAGCTACCTCTAGgaaattggaagaaattaCCAGAGAAAGATCCAAGCAAAAGAATGTAATACAAGATTTACTAATGGATAAAGTGGAAGCTCATAAGCAAAAATCTGCAGaaaaaaaagcaagaagaGCTGCTAGAGCTTCGTCGTTCAATTCAACTCCAACTTTATCGCCAATAAGACCACCCATTCCTAATGTTTCACCGATTAATAAATTCGTGCCTACATCTATAGTAACGCCTGAAAATAGTCACTCGCGTACTACTTCTGCTGAAACCAAAAAGTCTGTAGAAAGTGGAACATCTTATGAGTCACAGCAATTGCCTTGGAAATCAGAAATAGGAAAAACTACGAGTGAAGAAACTAATAAGAATGATATTCAATCCTCCGAAAATACCACATTAACTAAAATAGGTAATGAGAAAGAAAACTTTAGAACTCCGGTCGCACCTCCAAGATTGAAACACGAAGAAGCAAAGAGGACAGCAGAGAAGGCAAGGCAAGATGCAAGGGAAAGAGCCAGATTAAAGAGTGACGAGGATCTAGGTCTCAGTccagaagataaaattaaagagCTGAGAATGAAAGTCGCACGAAGACAACTTTCCatggaagagagaaaaactAAAGAAGAAATACACGAACCTCGCATGAGACTCTACAGTTCTGGAGCAAACAAGACTGgattaaaattgcaaacaagCAAGAGTACAGACAATATGAAGGCTGTAGCAGAGGCAATAAATTTTACTGGCTTATCTGCTGCCAATGCAAAATCAATGGATGAACTGTTACATGGTGATTTTCCAAAGTCAAATAATTCTGTTGCCGTTGTAAAAAGAGATAAGAAGCAAAAGACGAAAGAtccagaaagaagaaagagtaTCATCCAAGCAGTGTCAGATTTCTTCTTCAAGAAAGAATCTTCTCCTTCGCCGTCCAATCAAAAAGACAAGTTATCTATGTTCCGTCTGACGTCAAAAACAAAAGGCAAA TTATATAAATCGTATTCGGAAGGGTCAGAT cTTGATAAAGTCTTATCGCCAAAGACTAACACTAGACCAAAAAGTGTGTGCGAGGGTATGCTCACAAGAAATTTCCTAAATGAAAACCCGCCGCCAATCCCACCACCACCTCTTACTTACACCATTCCTACTACACAAGTTTCAG ATGATAGTTTATCAGATGATGATACAAAAACAACAGCTGTGTCAGCATCATGCATGCACAAGGCTACAGTAACAGAAGGTTCTTGCAATAGCATTTCACGCAAAACAAAAACTACAAAACGAATAGCTAGACAAGCACAATTAAAGAG gTTGCGTATGGCTCAAGAGATACAGAGAAAGCTAGAAGAAACAGAAGTTAAACAAAGAGAATTGGAAAGCAGAGGTGTTAGCGTTGAAAAAGCTCTTCGTGGAGAAGGCG aatgcTCTGATCGGGAAGAAGCGGATTTACTCAGAGAGTGGTTCGATCTTATGAAAGAACGCACGGAATTACGCAGATACGAAAAGGAGCTTTTGGTACGAGCTCAAGAAGTTCAACTTGAAGATCGTCATGAAAGATTGCAACAGGAATTACGTGAACGCTTAGCTGACGATG ATGATAAAAAGACCAGTGCTGatgtgaaaaaagaaggagagattTTAACAGAAATGTTGGAAATAGTTGCAAAGCGGGACTCGCTCATTGCTCTTTTAGAAGAGGAGCGACAAAG GTATCAAGATGAAGATCGTGACCTTGAAGCTCAAATGTTGGCTAAAGGCCTCAGATTAACACCAATAAAAAAATGTGGTCCTAAGTATTCGGTTTAA